Proteins from a single region of Budorcas taxicolor isolate Tak-1 chromosome 7, Takin1.1, whole genome shotgun sequence:
- the LOC128050467 gene encoding olfactory receptor 7A17-like: MQPGNDTWISGFLLLRFSEEPEVQPLIFGLFLSMYLITVFGNLLIILAVSSDPHLHTPMYFFLSNLSFVDICFTSTTIPKMLWNIQAQNKGITYEGCITQIYFFTLSAVLDIFLLTVMAYDRFVAICHPLHYTIIMNPRLCALLVLMSWIICLLNSLLQSLMVLRLSFCTNLKIPHFFCELNQMIQLACSDTFLNNMVMYFAAVLMGGGPFTGVLYSYSKIVSCICGISSPQGKYKAFSTCASHLSVVSLFYCTMLGVYLSSASTHSSQSSATASVMYTVVTPMLNPFIYSLRNKDIKRALKAFFVKQTTNDPLSEY; the protein is encoded by the coding sequence ATGCAACCAGGCAATGATACATGGATTTCAGGATTTCTTCTTCTGAGATtttcagaggaaccagaagtGCAGCCTCTCATATTTGGGCTTTTCTTATCCATGTACCTGATCACTGTGTTTGGAAACCTGCTCATTATCTTAGCTGTCAGTTCagacccccacctccacacccccatgtacttcttcctctccaacctgtCCTTTGTAGACATCTGTTTCACCTCTACCACCATCCCAAAGATGCTGTGGAACATCCAGGCACAGAATAAAGGCATAACCTATGAAGGCTGCATCacacagatttattttttcacacTCTCTGCAGTGTTGGACATTTTCCTCCTGAccgtgatggcctatgaccgctttgTGGCCATCTGTCACCCCCTGCACTACACAATCATCATGAACCCCCGGCTCTGTGCACTGCTGGTTCTAATGTCCTGGATCATATGTCTCCTGAATTCCTTGTTACAAAGCTTAATGGTATTGCGACTATCCTTCTGCACAAACCTGAAAATCCCCCACTTTTTTTGTGAACTCAATCAGATGATCCAACTTGCCTGTTCTGACACCTTTCTTAATAACATGGTGATGTATTTTGCAGCTGTCCTGATGGGTGGCGGTCCTTTCACTGGTGTCCTTTACTCTTACTCTAAGATAGTTTCTTGCATATGTGGAATCTCATCACCTCAGGGGAAGTATAAAGCATTCTCTACCTGTGCCTCTCACCTCTCAGTTGTCTCCTTATTTTATTGTACAATGCTAGGGGTGTACCTTAGCTCTGCTAGTACCCACAGCTCACAATCAAGTGCAACTGCCTCAGTGATGTACACTGTGGTCacacccatgctgaaccccttcatTTACAGTCTgagaaataaagatataaagaggGCTCTGAAAGCATTCTTTGTAAAGCAGACTACAAATGATCCATTGTCAGAATACTGA